One genomic region from Haladaptatus caseinilyticus encodes:
- a CDS encoding ribonuclease H-like domain-containing protein has protein sequence MRIENSFIPVRGVGEKTEQKLWRNGSINWDEFDPSLVGDATADRIESFIATAHEHLDDGNSRFFASEFPSGENWRLYENFKENTCFFDIETTGLSKYSSVVTTVSLHQDGETKTLVRGDDLTAEALQRELGGSDLIVSFNGKRFDQPFLEHNFDLSLDTPHVDLMYTCKRLGLTGGLSAVEDELGISRGGMDIDGQDAVRLWHQYEAGDEDALDTLVRYNQYDTQNLETILDTATGTLHDDVFACHLP, from the coding sequence AGCAGAAACTGTGGCGGAACGGCAGCATCAACTGGGATGAGTTCGATCCGTCGCTCGTCGGGGACGCGACGGCCGACAGAATCGAGTCGTTCATCGCTACCGCGCACGAGCATCTGGACGACGGCAACTCACGGTTTTTCGCGTCCGAGTTCCCTAGCGGTGAGAACTGGCGACTGTACGAAAACTTCAAGGAAAATACCTGCTTTTTCGACATCGAGACGACCGGCTTGAGCAAGTATTCGAGTGTCGTCACGACCGTCAGTCTTCATCAGGACGGCGAGACGAAAACGCTCGTCCGAGGGGACGACCTTACCGCCGAGGCGCTTCAGCGCGAACTCGGCGGATCCGACCTCATCGTCTCATTCAACGGAAAACGGTTCGACCAACCATTCCTCGAACACAACTTCGATCTCTCGCTCGATACGCCGCACGTCGATCTGATGTACACCTGCAAACGTCTCGGCCTCACGGGCGGGTTGAGTGCGGTGGAAGACGAACTCGGCATCAGTCGCGGCGGAATGGACATTGATGGACAGGACGCGGTCCGACTCTGGCACCAGTACGAAGCGGGCGACGAGGATGCGCTGGACACGCTTGTTCGGTACAACCAGTACGACACGCAGAATTTGGAAACGATCTTGGACACCGCCACAGGGACGCTTCACGACGACGTATTCGCCTGTCATTTGCCCTGA